From the Capnocytophaga sp. oral taxon 878 genome, the window GGCACGCATACCAAGTTTATTCTCCTTCTTTCCAGCACTAAAACCAGCCACACCACGCTCCACAGCAAAAGCCGTAATACCGTGCTTGTCGCCCTTTTCACCTGTTCTGGCAATCACCACAGCTAGCTCACCGCTAAGCCCGTGAGTAATGAAGTTCTTAGCACCATTCAGCACCCATTCATCTCCATCCTTCACAGCAGTAGTCGCCATACCGCCCGAGTCCGAACCCGTATTATGCTCCGTAATACCCCAAGCGCCTATCCATTCTCCCGAAGCCAGTTTAGGAAGCCATCGCTGCTTCTGCTCCTCATTACCAAAACTTAATATATGATTAGTACAAAGTGAATTATGCGCAGCAAGTGATAACCCTATCGAAGGGTCTACCTTTGATATCTCATCAATAATTACTATATAATCATGATAGTTCAACCCCGAACCACCATACATCTCAGGCACCAAAATACCCATAAAGCCCAGCTCTCCAGCCTTCTTAAATACCTCCACCGGAAACCTCTGCGCCTCATCCCACTCCATCACGTGCGGACGAATATATTTCTCGGCAAACTCTCTAGCCGCTTCAGCTACCATTAGCTGAGATTCAGAAAAACTAAAATTCATCTGTTATTTTCTTTTCCTATTATTCTAAGGTGCAAAAGTACAAATAATTTTTCAATGAACAATTAACAATACATAAATAACACAAAAAAGCTGCTCGGCATAACCACCCAGCAGCCTCCCTATAATATCTCACAACACCCTATCCTTCCAAATTCTGTCTCAATACCTCGTATAAAAATACACCACAAGCCACCGATACATTCAATGAACTAATATCCCCCACCATAGGCAGCTTAGCCCTGCTATCCACCACTTTAAGCACACTGCCTGATACCCCCACATCTTCAGCACCCATCACAATAGCCATAGGCACCCTACAATCCTCCTCATATACCAAGCGGTTAGTCTTCTCAGTAGCAGCCACTACCCTAATGCCACTACCCTGCAAGTAATACACAGCATCCACAAGGTTCTCCACCCTGCAGATAGGAACCCTAAATACCGCCCCAGCCGATGTCTTTACAGCATCCGCCGTAACACTCACACTCCCCCGTTTCGGAATAATAATGCCCGAAACACCCGTACATTCAGCCGTACGCACAATAGCACCAAAGTTCCGCACATCCGATAAGTGATCTAAAACCAAAAACAACGGACGCTTACCACTCTCTATAACCTCCATAACCAAGTTCTCAAAGTTGTAGTAATCCACCGCCGATAAGTTCGCCACCACCCCTTGATGGTTCTTCTTCGTAAGCCTATTGAGCTTCTCCACAGGCACGTACGATACAGCCACATCACCCGCCTCCAATAGCGGCAAAAGCTCCCTAAAAAGATCCCCACGTAAGCCCTTTTGTATAAAAACCTTATCAACAGTCTTACCCGCTCTTAGCGCCTCCATTAAGGCACGAATTCCGTATATTTGTGATTCTTGTTCTCTAAATTTTGATTCTTCTACTCTCATATTCAGTCTATAATGCCGCAAAGGTACATACATTTTATCAAAACAACAAAATTAAAGCAAAAAAATCACACCCCCACACCCCTCTTCCCCTATTTTCCTACTTCCTACCCCCTATCTCCTAACTCCTCTCATATCTCCTACGCCCTATCTCCTAACACCTCTCACACCTCCTACGCCCTATCTCCTGCCTCCTCTCACACCTCCTACTCCCTATCTCCTAACATCTCTCACATCTCCTACCCCCTATCTCCTAACTCCTATCCCCTAAATTGCGAATAATGCAAAATTCCCTTCCCCCTCTCTATCCTCTATCTCCTAACTCCTCTCCCCTAATAATCAGCCCTTTCCGCCCCACCCTCTTACCTCTTATCTCTTATCTTTTACCTACTTTAAACGAACCTATAACGAAGGATAAACGAACTATAAACGAAGGATAAACTTTACCTCCCTGATTTTCAGCCTTTCCATTCCCAAACTTTTACTTTATCAAATCCGCAACCAAATCCTCCAAATCTTACATTTTTCTCACCCTTTCTCCCTTTTCTCCCTATTTTTCTCAATTACTAATTCTCACTTCTCCTCCCACCCTCTTACCCCTTCTCTCTTATTCCTTCTCTCCCCCTCTTACCACTTTTCTCTTACCTAACAAGCACTAAGCTAAGCATCAAAGGCAATAGTAACTTTCCCCCCACCAAGTAACCCACAAAAAAAAGCAGCTGTACACTTAATGCGTACAGCTGCCTTTTAAAACAGAATATTATGTTCTAATAAGTAAAGCTCTTAGTTTTCACAGTGTTGCCACCTCTTTTCGTAACAGCGTTAAGAGGGTATTCCATTTTAAAATACTCATACGAAGTCTCCTCAGTATAATCCCTACCACTTATATTAGGATAAGTAACCTCCTCTTTAACCACATTACTCCTCGCATAATCCTTTTGCAAAAACACTTCAGGCTTAGTCAGCCTATCCGATGAAAGCAAGAATTTAGGGTTAGTCCTACCATCATACCTAAAAACACATTCACGAGTCTCACCATTAGCCGTCCTCGTATGTTTACGAATGAAAGAAGTCCCATACACACTCTCCACCAAGTATTTATCTACCGAAACAACAGTAGCACTACTTGTACTACCATTAGTAACCGTATATACACTACCTTTCACCTCAATCTCATTCTGTCCATAAGTGTAAGTCGCTACCTTATATACAGTCTCACCAGTAGCCATTTTCTCAGCCCTACTATGTTCTTGCAAGGTAAGTCCATTGTCATATCGGTAAGCATACTTCTCAATTATAGGCAAGTTAGGCGCACCTTCATTAAGAGTTGTTTTTTGCAGAAGCCTACCCCTACCATCATATTGGTCATACTTCACCACTCTTTTTTTAATATTATCCACCGTTACAACAGTTTCACTTGGCGAAGTACCATTGTACGAAGTCTCTTCCACAGTAGTAGTACCAGTAATCACTCCACTTCTCACAATAGCCGTATGCTTTTTCACAAGCCCATACTGAAGGCTCGCATACTCATAAAGATGTTCAGTGGTTAGCGTTTGTGTACCCATTTCGGGCAGCGTAGTCTCTACTATTTTATCAGCAAAATAAATAGTAGTCGTCTGGGGCTGATTGTCATCCTTGTTACAAGCCACCAATAAAGCCCCTGCTGTAAGTAATAAAAAAACTCTTCTCATTGTATATTAATTTTGAATATTTTCAAGGGAATTATAAATAATTAGCATCAAAAATCTTGCCAACAGAGCCTTTCCCCTTGCAAATAAGCACAAAAAAACAGCCCTTAGCGCTTGCTAAGGGCTGTTTCCAATATCTCAAAACAAATAACTATAAAGGTTTTACTAAGCTCAAGAACCACTCTTTTACTTCACCTTCCAATAACGGACCTATTTTCTCTTCACAAGTTTTGTGATAAGCATTAAGCCATTCACGTTCTTCATCTGTTAATAATGATACGTTAATACCCGAAGGCATAAACGGACAAAGGGTAAGAGTTTCAAAATCGTAGAAAGTACCAAACTCATTAGTAGTTACTTCCCGTACAGTAATAAGGTTCTCGTGTCTAATACCATACTTATTTTCAAGGTACACACCAGGCTCATCCGAGCATACCATACCAGCCAAAAGCACCTGCGGATTCAAGTCCTTACGAATATTCTGAGGGCCTTCATGTACATTCATAAAGCTACCCACTCCATGTCCAGTACCATGTCCATAGTCCTTATGGTTCTTCCAAAGAGCCATACGGGCATAAGCATCCAGTTGTACACCTCTAGTACCTTTAGGGAATTGTACCATAGCCAGCTGTATCATTCCTTTAAGTACCAAAGTACTGTCATCTATAAATTCTTCCGACACTTTTCCTAATGGGATAGTACGAGTAATATCAGTAGTACCTTCCAAGTATTGTCCACCCGAGTCTACCAAAATACTACCCTCAGCACGTACCTCTTTGCTACCATGTTCAGGAGCCGAATAGTGTACTATAGCTCCATTTCCTTCATACCCTATAATACTGCCAAAGCTTTCGCCTACAAAGTTCTTTCCTTTAGCACGGAAGTCTCTTAGCTTCCTGCCTATGCTATACTCAGTCATAGGTTCTTTCCCCACCTGATGAGTAAGCCAATAAAGGAATTTTACCATTGCAGCGCCATCACGTACCATTACAGTGCGGAAACCTTCTAATTCAGTAGCGTTTTTAACAGCTTTCATTAGGTTGCCAGGGGCTGGTGCTTGTACAATCTTATTTTCTTTTTGTAAAGCCTCAAAAATCGCCTGATTAGTGTTAGGGGCAAGAAGTATTGTGTTTCCTTTTATAGAGCTTAAATAAGTGTAAAAATCATCATAAGGACGGATGTTTACATTAGCTTTTGCCAGATGAGCTTCAACTTCAGGAGTTACTTTAGCTTTATCAACAAAAAGAGTAGCTTCCTTATCAGTAAGTGCAATATAACCTAAAAATACAGGGTTATAAGCCACATCACTACCACGAAGATTAAGTGTCCAAGCTACATCATCCAAAGCAGTAATAAGGTGTAGTGTAGTGTGATGAGTAGCCATTGCAGTACGAATAGCAGTTAGTTTATCACTCACCGTTTGCCCTGCCCATTTATCAGGGTGTACAAAAATCTGATGTAGTGGGTCTTTTTCACGGTTTGTCCAGATACTATCAATAAGAGGTTTGTGTACTAAGCTGATGTTATGAGCTGTAAGGGTTGTATGTAGTTTGTCCCAAGCTAAGTGTGAAGTAGCTAAAGTGTTTAGGGCTACAGTAGCTCCAGAAGAAAGTTCAGACACTAACCAGTCGGCATAATCAGGGGTGCCTTCTACACCATCTTTAAAAAGATCAATACCAGAACCTTTAAGTTCTATTCCCGATTGTACAAAATAACGAGAGTCTGTCCATAATCCAGCTTTGTTTTTGGTTACTACTACAAAGCCCGCCGAGCCTGTAAAGCCCGAAAGCCAAGCACGTTCTAACCATTCTTTAGGTAAATACTCACTAAGGTGAGGGTCAGCACTGAATACTACAAAAGCATCAATATTGCTTTCTTGCATTTTAGTGCGCAAAAGGGTTAATTTTTCAGGTGTATTCATTGTTTACAGTTTTGAATTCTACAGCGCAAAAGTACAATCTTTTTTTATACAAATCAAAATATTTTAAACAAAAAAAACTTTGCCAAAGCTGTAACACTTTGGCAAAGTTTCATTCGTTATGCACGGGTGGAGGGATTCGAACCCCCATCAACGGTTTTGGAGACCGCTATTCTACCCTTGAACTAC encodes:
- a CDS encoding acyl-CoA dehydrogenase family protein codes for the protein MNFSFSESQLMVAEAAREFAEKYIRPHVMEWDEAQRFPVEVFKKAGELGFMGILVPEMYGGSGLNYHDYIVIIDEISKVDPSIGLSLAAHNSLCTNHILSFGNEEQKQRWLPKLASGEWIGAWGITEHNTGSDSGGMATTAVKDGDEWVLNGAKNFITHGLSGELAVVIARTGEKGDKHGITAFAVERGVAGFSAGKKENKLGMRASETAEMIFQDCRIPDANRLGEVGEGFIQAMKILDSGRISIGALALGIARGAYEASLKYAKERMQFGKRLIDLQAIGFKLADMATEIEASELLLHKAAYQRNQGLPVTLSGAMAKMYSSEVCVRVATEAIQIHGGYGLTKDFPVEKFFRDSKLCTIGEGTTEIQKLVISRQIDRLG
- the rlmB gene encoding 23S rRNA (guanosine(2251)-2'-O)-methyltransferase RlmB; translation: MRVEESKFREQESQIYGIRALMEALRAGKTVDKVFIQKGLRGDLFRELLPLLEAGDVAVSYVPVEKLNRLTKKNHQGVVANLSAVDYYNFENLVMEVIESGKRPLFLVLDHLSDVRNFGAIVRTAECTGVSGIIIPKRGSVSVTADAVKTSAGAVFRVPICRVENLVDAVYYLQGSGIRVVAATEKTNRLVYEEDCRVPMAIVMGAEDVGVSGSVLKVVDSRAKLPMVGDISSLNVSVACGVFLYEVLRQNLEG
- a CDS encoding aminopeptidase P family protein, with protein sequence MNTPEKLTLLRTKMQESNIDAFVVFSADPHLSEYLPKEWLERAWLSGFTGSAGFVVVTKNKAGLWTDSRYFVQSGIELKGSGIDLFKDGVEGTPDYADWLVSELSSGATVALNTLATSHLAWDKLHTTLTAHNISLVHKPLIDSIWTNREKDPLHQIFVHPDKWAGQTVSDKLTAIRTAMATHHTTLHLITALDDVAWTLNLRGSDVAYNPVFLGYIALTDKEATLFVDKAKVTPEVEAHLAKANVNIRPYDDFYTYLSSIKGNTILLAPNTNQAIFEALQKENKIVQAPAPGNLMKAVKNATELEGFRTVMVRDGAAMVKFLYWLTHQVGKEPMTEYSIGRKLRDFRAKGKNFVGESFGSIIGYEGNGAIVHYSAPEHGSKEVRAEGSILVDSGGQYLEGTTDITRTIPLGKVSEEFIDDSTLVLKGMIQLAMVQFPKGTRGVQLDAYARMALWKNHKDYGHGTGHGVGSFMNVHEGPQNIRKDLNPQVLLAGMVCSDEPGVYLENKYGIRHENLITVREVTTNEFGTFYDFETLTLCPFMPSGINVSLLTDEEREWLNAYHKTCEEKIGPLLEGEVKEWFLSLVKPL